The following nucleotide sequence is from Cellvibrio sp. PSBB006.
GGGAATTATTTGCCCGCTACGGTGACGACAATTATCAACATGTGCTGCCTTCACCGCCACTCAACAACGATAGCTTTCAATTTCGTAACGGTGAATTGATTGTATCCAAACAAATCGAGACGCCGAGCGGGGTAGTCGGCAGTGTTTATCTGGTGCAACAATTTAATTTAGCCACCTGGCTCAGCAGCTACCTCACCATCCTCGCCATTATTCTTGCCTTGAGCCTCGGCCTCAGTTTATTTATTTCTACGCGTTTACAGCGCTGGGTTTCCGTACCCATTGAAGCCATCAGCCGTGTGGCCAGGCAAGTTACTGTGCATCGCAATTATCAGTTGCGGGCCACCAAAATTACCCAGGATGAAATCGGCCAACTGGCCGATGACTTCAACGGTATGTTGAATACCCTGGAGCACGAAATTGCGGAACGCACCGCCGCCGAACAAGAAGTGCGTCAATTTAATATGGTGCTGGAACAACGGGTTGAGCAGCGTACGACGGAATTACAGATTGCCAACGAGCACCTGATAGCGCGCACCGAGGAAGCAGAAAGCGCCAATCGCGCCAAGGCGGCATTCCTTGCCAACATGAGCCACGAAATTCGCACACCGATGAATGCCATTCTCGGGCTCGCTTATTTGCTCGACCAAAGCGAACTCGATGCAGACTCAGCCGATCTTGTCAGAAAAATCCGTAACGCAGGGCGCTCGTTGCAATCCATCATCAACGATATTCTCGACCTGTCAAAGATAGATGCTGAGCGGTTGGAGATCGAGCATGTGCCTTTCGATATCGCCGAGGTGATTGATAATCTGGTTAGCATTACCGCTGCCAATTTAGGCGCAAAAGAGATTGAACTGATCGTGTCGCCGGCACCTGACATCAACGGCCAACTGATTGGCGATGCCCTGCGGCTCGAACAGGTTCTCATTAACCTCGTCGGCAACGCCATTAAATTTACCGAGCGGGGATCGATTGTCGTGGACATCCAGAAAGTCGCTGAACATGACAAGCATGTGGACCTGCGTTTCTCTATCAAAGATACAGGCATCGGTATTCCGCCAGAAAATCAGGCACAGATTTTTTCAGCGTTCAGCCAGGCGGATGTTTCCACCACACGCCGTTTTGGCGGCACCGGTTTGGGCTTAACCATTTGTCGTCATCTGGTGAAATTAATGGGCGGCGATATTGGTGTGAACAGTGAACCGGATAAAGGCAGTGAATTCTGGTTTACGGTACCTTTGGATGTTGTGCCGGACGGCGAAAAAAATAAAACGCCCGCAAAGCTGGATATTCTGATTGTGGATAGCAACCCGCTTGCCAGCGAGAATCTCGAACGTATTGTGCAATCCCTCGGCTGGAGTGGAAAACGCGCACTCGCCGGTGAAATCGCCGTTCAAAAGTTGCAAGAAAAAAAATCCGGCAACGGAAAATTCGATGCCATATTAATTGACTGGAAGCTGGACGATGGTACTGGCCTTGATGTCGCCAGAATGATTCAGAAAGCGTTCAAGGACGACTTACCGCCGATTATCCTCATGATGCCGACCTTCGCGCGCGACGAAACACCGGTTATCAGTGGTAATATCAGCAGCGTGCTAAATAAGCCGGTGACCAGTTCATCGCTATACAATATTATCGGCGAGGTGTTGCAACCGCACACGAAACAACATAGCCAGGAAAAAACGAAACAAAATAAAATAAAACGTTTGGCGGGGCTCCACGTACTGGTCGTTGATGACAATGCGGTAAACCGCGAAGTTGCCATGCGTTTTTTGACGTCGGAAGGGGCGGAGGTCAGCGTTGCGGAAGACGGCAAGATGGCCGTGGAATGGATCACGACGAATCTCGCCACGCTGGATCTGGTCCTGATGGATGTGCAGATGCCGATGATGGATGGTTACGAAGCCACCCGCCATCTTCGCTCACGACCTGAATGCGCGAAGCTTCCGATCATTGCGTTAACAGCGGGTGTATTTGAAACACAAATCGACGCCGCTCGCGACGCAGGGATGAATACCGTCGTCACCAAACCGTTTAATATTGATGACCTGGTGAATGCCATTCTCCACCTTGGAATATTGAAATTTAAAAATATGGAATGTCTAACCAAGAGAAAATAAAGATGCGCCTGAAACCAATCCACACAACGATAACATCGACGGGCGTTAAGTGTCTCTTCAGCCTGGGAATCTTGTTGTGCACGCAGACGTCGCTTGCCGGCAACAATTACATGGCGATGAGCCTTGAGCAACTGTTGAATGTAAAGGTGCACAGTGCCGCAAAAAAAACCGAATCGCTCGGCGACACATCAGCGGCGATTTACGCCATCACCAGTGCAGACATTGAACGTTCAGGTGTGACCACTATTCCGGATGCCTTGCGCATGGTTCCCGGCGTTGAAGTTGCACAAGCGGACGCCAATAGCTGGGCAATCAGTATTCGCGGTTTTAACGGAACCCTGGCTAATAAGTTATTAGTTCTCGTCGACGGTCGGTCCATCTACAACCCGGTGTTCGGCGGCGTTTTGTGGGAAGCGCACGAACTCATGCTGGAAGATATTGAACGCATCGAAGTGATTCGCGGTCCCGGTGGATCTTTATGGGGTGCAAATGCGGTCAACGGCGTTATCAATATCACCACCAAACACACGCGGGACACACAAGGTTCCCTCGTCAGTGCCGTCGCAGGTGACGAAGAAAAAGGCACCCTGA
It contains:
- a CDS encoding response regulator, which codes for MNPVRLRSVRQKLLLIVLLANIFALAAAGSALLYHDLNEYRKTTAAALTTLASILAQGSAVALDFDDVDVAQENLALLEANPSIVVGAIFTSDGELFARYGDDNYQHVLPSPPLNNDSFQFRNGELIVSKQIETPSGVVGSVYLVQQFNLATWLSSYLTILAIILALSLGLSLFISTRLQRWVSVPIEAISRVARQVTVHRNYQLRATKITQDEIGQLADDFNGMLNTLEHEIAERTAAEQEVRQFNMVLEQRVEQRTTELQIANEHLIARTEEAESANRAKAAFLANMSHEIRTPMNAILGLAYLLDQSELDADSADLVRKIRNAGRSLQSIINDILDLSKIDAERLEIEHVPFDIAEVIDNLVSITAANLGAKEIELIVSPAPDINGQLIGDALRLEQVLINLVGNAIKFTERGSIVVDIQKVAEHDKHVDLRFSIKDTGIGIPPENQAQIFSAFSQADVSTTRRFGGTGLGLTICRHLVKLMGGDIGVNSEPDKGSEFWFTVPLDVVPDGEKNKTPAKLDILIVDSNPLASENLERIVQSLGWSGKRALAGEIAVQKLQEKKSGNGKFDAILIDWKLDDGTGLDVARMIQKAFKDDLPPIILMMPTFARDETPVISGNISSVLNKPVTSSSLYNIIGEVLQPHTKQHSQEKTKQNKIKRLAGLHVLVVDDNAVNREVAMRFLTSEGAEVSVAEDGKMAVEWITTNLATLDLVLMDVQMPMMDGYEATRHLRSRPECAKLPIIALTAGVFETQIDAARDAGMNTVVTKPFNIDDLVNAILHLGILKFKNMECLTKRK